The following is a genomic window from Armatimonadota bacterium.
TGCGGTGTACGGCGCTGGCCACGCGTGTCGTCGTGCTGCGCGGGGGCCGTGTGGTGGCGGAGGGAGGCCGGATGTGGCCGGTGTCGCCCGACGGATGCCGGCCCGGGTCCGTGCGGGAAGTCGTGAGCAGCGTCGCCGACGCGGCGGTGATCCCCACCTGAGGCACGTGGACCCGCCGGGTGACGGAAGGAGGTGATGCGCGGTGGCGATCAAAGGGGTGCCACGGGTCTTCCATGGGGGCAACAGCGGGAGCGGTGGCGGGAGCACGGCCCCGACCCCGCCCACGCCTCCGACCCCTGCCACGGTCACGACGACCACGACCGTGTAGTGCGCACGGGGGGAGGGCGTCGCTGCTCCTCCCCCCGGCGGCTGCCCCGCCCCCCCACGGGCCGAGTCGACCGCTCGCGTGGCGATGAAGGCATGCTGACGCCGTTGCACCGCTGTCTGGACACCCCGCGACCGCAGGCCGCCCTCGGGGGCGAGACCTACCGCCCCGGCCAGCCCATCCTGCCGGGCCTCTACGCCTGTGCTCGCCTGGGAGCGGGGCGGCGGTGCGAGGCCTGGCTCGTCTGGGCCGTCACGCGGTGGGCTGCGGTCGTGCTCAAGCTGCCCCGGCCGGATCGGGCCGCCGACGAGCGCACCCGCAGGGCCCTGGCCCGCGAGGCGGCGATCCTGGCCTCCCTCGCCCACCCGGCGGTGCAGCGCCTGCTGGAGGCCCATGCCGACGCCCCTCGGCCGTACCTGCTCTTCGAGTACGTGGAGGGGCCGACGCTGGACCAGGTGCTGCGGACGGAAGGGCCCATGCCGGTGGGGGATCTCCTGCGCCTGGGGATGCAGATCGCCGGCGCGCTGCACTACCTCCACCAGCAGGGGCTGGTCCACCTCGACCTCAAACCGGGGAACGTAGCGCTACGGGACGGTCGGGTGGTCCTGCTGGACTTCGAGCTGGCGCGGCGGGTGGGGGAGGCTGCTGAGAGACCCAGGCCCCGCGGTACCCCGCCCTTCATGGCGCCGGAGCAGATCCGCGGCGAAGCCGCTTCTCCTGCGATGGACCTCTTCGCTCTGGGAGTCACGCTCTACCAGGCGGCGACCGGTTTCCTGCCCTTCCACCCCGCGCGGGAGGGCAGGGAGTACACCTTCCCTCAGCTGAACGCCGCGCCTCTCCCCCCGCGCGCGCTGCGTCCCGACCTCCCGCGCGAGGTGGAGGCCGCCGTGCTGGGCCTCCTGGATCCCGACCCGCGCCGCCGGCCCGCCACGGCGCTCGCCACGCTGGCCCTGCTCGGGCAGGCGCTCCCGCCAGGTGAGGAGGCCACCTGGCCGGCCTGGGCGGATCGGCTCCTGCCGGGGCCGTCCGGTTGCGCCCCGCACCGTGACCTGCCGTAGTGTTGTCAGAGGCGAGCGGCGGTGACGCCCCAGGTGCTGCTGATCGAGGACGACCCGAGGATCCGGGAGGTGGTGGAGCGCGGCCTGGGCGCCCGGGGGTTTTCCGTCCTCTCCGCCGCGGACGGCGCCTCCGGCCTCGACCTGGCGCGGACGCTGGACGTGGACGTCGTCCTGCTCGACCTGCGGTTACCCGACCGGCGGGGAATGGAGCTCCTGGAGGAGATCCGGGCCATCAGGCCGCGGCTCCCCGTCATCGTGCTCACGGCCCTGGGGGACCTCACCTCCAAGGTGGGCGGGCTCGAGGCGGGCGCCGACGACTACATCACCAAGCCTGTGGCCATCGAGGAGCTGGCCGCGCGGATCCGGGCCCGCCTGCGCGCCCGCGACGATGTGGCGGTGCTGCGGGCCGGGCCGCTGGTGGTGGACCTGGCCGCCCACCGCGCCTTCCTTCACGGCCGGGAGGTGCCGCTGTCGCCCCGTGAGCTGACGCTACTGGCGGCGTTCCTGCGGCATCCCGGACGGGTCCTCTCCCGAGTGCAGCTCCTGCAACTGGTCTGGAACCTGGAGTTCGACCCCGGCTCCAACGTCGTCGACGTCCACGTGGCCGCCCTGCGTCGGAAGATCGGTGCAGCCTTCATCGAGACCGTGCGGGGTGCCGGCTATCGCTTCGTCGTCCCCCCGTCCGGCCCCGCGGAGCCGCCTTCGTGACCGCCGACGTCAAGGCGACGCTGGCGGCGTTGGCGGCGGCCCTCCTCTTCGCAGGAGGCATCCTGCTGGCGGGGACGCGCTTCCGCGGCGGCGGCGAGCTGCCGCTCCCCGCCGTGACCCTCGGCCCCGGGACCGCGGCAGGACCCGACGCGGGCATCCGCTCGACGGCGGACCGCCCGACCGTCCTCTGCCGGACCCTGGCAGAGTACGGCCCGCCCGTGCCCGGGGCTCCCCCTGCCTCAGGCCGGGAGCGACGGAGCCAGGAGGGCCGCGGTGACTGTCCGTAGGCGAGCCCTGCCGCTGCGCGCCCGGCTGGCGCTGACGCAGGGGCTGCTGGTCGCGGCTACCCTCACCTTCGTCGTCGGCCTGACGGTCAACCTCACCCACACGTACCTGACCCGCGAGCTGGATGCCCGCCTGCTGGCCACGGTGCAGGAGTTCGCCGCCGGGCCGGCCCGGCGGATGCGCTCCGCCGACGAGCTGCCAGCTCGGGTCAGGGCCTGGCTGGCCACCCGGGCCATGGCCCCCGACGAGGTCCTCGCCGTCCGCACGCGCGGAGGCCTGGTCATCAGCGCCGGGGGCCCGTTCGACCTGGCGCGGGTGGATGGGATCGCCGGGATCCTCCAGGCCACGACGCCCCGGTGGTTCATCCGCGACGGTCCCGGGGTCCGCGTCCGCCTGGCGGCGGTGCCCCTGCTGCTCGACGGGGTTCCGGTTGGGACGCTGGTGGTCGCAACCCCGAAGACACGGCTGCGGGCTTCGCTGCGGGCGCTCACCTGGAGGATCATCCTGCCCAGTGCCCTCGGCCTGGCCCTGGCGCTGATGGTGGGCTCCCTGGCGGTTCGGCAGTCGCTGCGCCCGCTGACGCAGATGCTGCAGCAGGTCGAGGCCATCCACTCCAGCCGGGACCTCTCCCGTCGCATCGGCGCCGCCGGTCCCCCCGATGAGGTAGGCCGGCTGGCCGCGGCCTTTGACCGGATGCTGGCAAGGGTGCAGGAGGTGTTCCGTGCCCAGCAGCGCTTCGTCGCCGACGCCGCCCACGAGCTCCGCACCCCGCTCACCGTGGCGCGGGGCCACCTGGACCTGCTGGCGCAGGCGGTGGGCACGGCGGACGAACGGCGCTCCGTGGCCGTGGCCACCCAGGAGCTGGACCGGATGGCCCGCATCGTCAGCGACCTCCTCCTGCTCGCCCGCCTGGACGAGGGGCTGCTGCTGGCGGCGGCGCCGGTAGACGTGGAGCTGGTGGCGCGCGAGGCGGTGCTGCGCAGCGTGGCGGCGGCCCCCCACGGCACCGAAGTGGCCGTGGAACCGGGACTGTCCGTGCTGGCGGACCACGACCGCTTGCTGCGGGTTCTGACGAACCTGCTCACCAACGCCGCAGTGCACGGGGGTGACGCGGTGCGCATTACCCTGCGCGCCTGGCGCGACGGCGACCATGGGGCGATCTGCGTGGCCGATACCGGCCCGGGCATTCTGCCCGAGGACCTGCCCCACGTCTTCGAGCGGTTTTACCGGGGCGCGGCGGCGCGTCGGGGGACGGAGGGTGTGGGGCTGGGGCTGGCCATTGCCGCCTCGCTGGTGAAGGCCATGCGGGGGGAGATCACCGTCCGGTCGGTGGTGGGGGCGGGCAGCGAGTTCACCGTCAGGCTGCCGCTGGCTTCGCCCCCGGCAGCGGGTCCTCCTGATGGACATGGGGCCGCGGTGGACGCGGCGGACGATGGTACAGGTGTCGGGGATCCGGAGAGCCCCGGCTGGGCCCCGCTGGCTTCCCGGTCATCCGGTCAGAGCTCAGCCTGAAGAGGGACGGCAGGACGAAGTCCAGCTCCCTGGTAGACGAGAGCATGCTGAGGCCGGCCTTCCGCCTGCTGGCGAAACGCCAGCCTCATCACCACTGGCTCCCCGAATGTAACAGTATTCGACGCGGCCGCCCAGGCTGGGCCGAGCCCGAGATCTGGTTCCGCATCGTCCACGTCGCCGTGGACGGCCCGAACGGCGCGCCCGTGGCCGCCTACCGCGAACAGACCGTCGAGATCGCCCTCGGGCCCAAGGGGGCCTTCGAGAACGGCAATATCTGCACCCTGACGCGCCGGGTGCCCGCCGACCGGGTCATCAACGCCCTCCCGCCCCGGGTCCGCAACCGGAAGCCGCCCAAGGCCCCACGGACGCCTCGGGTGGTCGAGCTCCTCCGCAAGGCCATCGAGTGGCAGGCCCTCCTGGCATCAGGCGAGGCCTCCAACCAGGCCGACATCGCCCGCCGGGAGGGCATCACCCGCGCCCGGGTGACCCAGGTCATGGGTCTCCTCCGCCTCGCGCCCGAGATCCAGGAGCACGTCCTGTCGCTCCCCGACATGGTCCGCCGGCCCGCGATCACCGAGCGGGCGCTCCGGCCCATCGCGCAACTCGAGAAGGCGTCGGACCAGAAGGCCAGGTTCCAGGAGCTTGTGGCGCAGGTCCAGTAGGAGATGGGTCGGATCACCGCGGTTGCAATTCGAGCACATGACCCTTCGGCATGCCATCCCACGTCCGTCCATCGAGGACGCGGCCATTCCGCTTCTTCTGTACGCCGCCCCACTGCTTGAAGAAGAAGGGGACGCCTGCCGCGCGGCACTGTTTCCGAATCTCCCTCACCCACTTCGCCTCGATAGGTCGCGCGCCGGGTCCGCTCTCCCCGCCGACGATGACCCAGTGGATGCCGGAAAGGTCGAGAGTACCCAAGGGGCCCAGCAACGGCTCCAGCGACAGGAACCGCACGGCGGCCGGCACCTTCCGAAGGTGATCGGCCCGCCAGAGGTACTTGGCGGTCTCAATCGACACACCCATCCACACGTTCGGAGGCCAGTTCAGGTCCGGGGCGAGCTCGGCCAGCCTCTCCGACCGCTTGGTGAGGATCTGGAACGTGTGCCACGAGGCCCTCTCCATCGTGCTGAACACTCTCTGGACGAAGTCGAGGGGGACATTCTCGTGGAAGAGATCGCTCATGCTGTTCACGAAGATGGTCCTGGGCTTCTTCCAGGTGAGGGGAAGCTCAAGGCGATCCGGCCACAGGCGGAGGTCGAAGCCCTGCTCGTAGGGATGACCGGGAACGCCGCGCCAGCGTTCCGCGAAGGTCTCGGCGTAGCAGTGCTTGCACCCCGGGCTGACCTTGTTGCAGCCCGTCACGGGGTTCCACGTCGAGTCCGTCCACTCTATCGTGGACTTTTCGCTCATCTCTCCCCTCCTTCCTTCGGGGGGAGAAAGCGCACGCGGTCCTTCTTCTGCAGACCACGATCCGTCTTGGAACTGACCGGCGTGATCTCGACGAGGCCCTCCTCCTTCAGCTGCTTCACGACAGAGCGATAATGCTTCTCGATGAAGGGCAGGTCCCAACTCTCCTCGCGGATCTGATCAAACTCGACCTGCTTCCCGGCGTACTCCCTCAGGAGCGCCTGTCGCAGTTCTTCTTCGCGCGGGGAACTTGAAAAGAGCATACCGTGCTTCTCGCCGCTGAAATCGAACAGACCTTCCTCGTCCCCGAGCGGCCACATCACCTCCTTCATGAGCAAGGCCGCCTTCGAGTGGTTGGATGCGTGGATGAGGTAGTACTTCGTGCGGCTCTGGGCCATTTCATCTTCGACGTCGAACCGGATGCGAAACGGCAGCTTGTAGCGCGCGTTGACCTTGGACATGAAGTACTCAAGGAAGCCCTGCTCCCGCTTCCACCCGCTCTCCCTCAAGAACGGCTGCGTCCGCCATTCGTCATTACCGAACATTTCGTCGAGGTGGTGCTGCACCTTCGCGTTACCGGCGTCCATGTTGATCCGGTAGAACATGAAGTTGATCAGCGCCTCCGTCTGCGGGCGTTTCAGGATGTCGTTCAGGATCGGGACCGTCAGCGGGTGCCCATACGGGTCCACCATGAAGAACGACGGTGCGAGCTTCGGGACTTGCCCAAGGAGCTTCGGCACGAACTCCTTGACGTCCTCCGCCATCACATGCACCTGCACTCCCTGTCCGTAGGGCTGCACGCCTTTCAGCTCGGCATCGAGCGACGCTCTTTGCTTCTCGTCCTTCTCGACAAGGATCACGGTCATTTGGTGACCTTTCGCCTTGGCGAGATACTCCTGCGCCGCACGCACCGCGATGATGGGCGAGCCGTCAACCTTCTGCCCCTCGAACTCGTAGGCGCCGGGACCCGCGTAGCAATCGAAGTAACAGAGCCGACGGTTTCGGGAGCCCAGGATGTGTTCCCACGAGGGCAGATACTTCTGCAGGATGATGTGCTTGATCCGCGAGACCTGCTTGAGGTGTTGCGGACCGTCATCATCCTGAATTGCGTCTGCGGCCATTCCGGCCTCCTCTACTGAAAGGCCCCTTACACGCGGAACCGGGGGACACCCTACTTCCATCGGCAATCCTCGCCCCGACACATCAGGCGTCGCGGATCTGCACCTTGTCTGCGAGCCCCAGGTCATCCAGGATCTGACGGAGGTCCGCCGTCAGGCTCCCCGCCACGTCGCGGTTGACCGTAACGGAGAAGTCCACGCCGACCTTGAGATCGGAGCCGGACCGGAGCTTCGGCAGGACCTTCGTCCCCAGTCGATTCCACACCTCGGGTGGGACAGCACCCACGAGGCGGATGGTCTTCGTCTGGACTCCAGGGGCAGGCCCCGGGCCGGGCTCGGGTTCGGGACCAGGTCCGGGACCCGGCACCGGAGGACCCGGCTGCGGTTCCGGCCCCGGAGCAGGCACTGGACCACCTGCCTTGAGCGCCTGCGCCTTGGCCTTGGTCAGCAAGAAAACACCCGAGTCGAACGCGACCTCGTCCGCAGTAACGGGCTCCTGGAACCAGATACGCTCGTAAGTGCCGTCGGGCCTCTGTCCCGAAGCGAGACCGAAGTCGCCCCTTCCGACGAACTCGACGATCTTCCCCCGCAAGGTCATGTCGGGATCGAGCAGCCGCGTGAGCGAGCCGTTCAGGAAACTCTGCCGCAGGCTGGCGAGCGGCCACGCGCCGGACTCCTTCAGCGCAGGCGGCCAGTTCCGATCGATGTAGCCCGCACCGACGGACTCGTTGAGCAACGCCGCCGACTTGAGCGCGGCGATGACCCTGCCGCACAGAGTTTCGCCGCTGCTGGAGTGCCCAGCCCCCAGGTCGATGGTCTTGAGCCCGTCGGCCTCCTGGTGGTCGGCGATCACGGCGAAGCGATAGCCACCCCAGACCTCGTCCTTGGCGGCGTCCTCTGCGGCGGCGACCTTCGACTGGAGATCGGCGCGATCCGTCCGGTCGAAGTCTCCACCCAGCGTACCGTCGGCCACTTCACGGGCCACCCGCTGCCAGGCGAGCCACAGCTCAACCTTCTCGCGCAGGTCCCGGCCCGGCTTCTTGATGCACCACACGAGCGACCCCGGGTAGAGGCGCGGGGATCTGCCCCGTTGCTTCGTCCATTCAGCGATTTGCTCCCGCAGCGAACCACTGCCCGTCCACTCGGCCTCCGGCTCGGTTATCACGAGCGTTAGCCTTGGAGAGTCCGGGACCTCCGCGCCGTCCCGTGGGAAGAGCACGACGGGAATGCTGGCTCCCCGGCGGAACTCGTCCTCGACGAGCTTGCGAATTGCCGGCTTGATCTCGGTCTCGTCGTCCAAAGACGCTCGGCGGTCACTGACCACCTTCTTCATCGTGGGTTGGTGGCTGATCTTGAACCCGTCCGAGCCCACCTTGCGGATGAAGTAGGACTTGTCCTCCAGCGCGAAGGCGGCGTTGTCCACCGAGGTCGTGTCCACCTCCGGCTCGCCGAGGGCGAACCGCAGTTCCGGCAGGTGCGCGACCTTGTCTGTCTGGCCCCCCGACGACTCGAAGAGGATCGCCGTTCCCACCCGGCGGTGGATGTCGCGGAGCGGGCCTTTTGTGTCCGCGTCCAGCGCCTTCGCGTGGGCCTGCTCGCCGGCGATGTCCGCGTCGATGGCCGCGACGAGCCGGGACTCCCCGAGCTGGCCGAGGATGACGCTGCGGAAGCCGGGATCGAAGAGCGGAGCCGACCCGAGCGTGATGAGGGGCTCCGTGCGGGCTTTGCGGAAGCTCTCCTGGGATGCGATGGCGATCCACTGGGCCAGCAT
Proteins encoded in this region:
- a CDS encoding serine/threonine-protein kinase — its product is MLTPLHRCLDTPRPQAALGGETYRPGQPILPGLYACARLGAGRRCEAWLVWAVTRWAAVVLKLPRPDRAADERTRRALAREAAILASLAHPAVQRLLEAHADAPRPYLLFEYVEGPTLDQVLRTEGPMPVGDLLRLGMQIAGALHYLHQQGLVHLDLKPGNVALRDGRVVLLDFELARRVGEAAERPRPRGTPPFMAPEQIRGEAASPAMDLFALGVTLYQAATGFLPFHPAREGREYTFPQLNAAPLPPRALRPDLPREVEAAVLGLLDPDPRRRPATALATLALLGQALPPGEEATWPAWADRLLPGPSGCAPHRDLP
- a CDS encoding response regulator transcription factor; this translates as MTPQVLLIEDDPRIREVVERGLGARGFSVLSAADGASGLDLARTLDVDVVLLDLRLPDRRGMELLEEIRAIRPRLPVIVLTALGDLTSKVGGLEAGADDYITKPVAIEELAARIRARLRARDDVAVLRAGPLVVDLAAHRAFLHGREVPLSPRELTLLAAFLRHPGRVLSRVQLLQLVWNLEFDPGSNVVDVHVAALRRKIGAAFIETVRGAGYRFVVPPSGPAEPPS
- a CDS encoding HAMP domain-containing sensor histidine kinase, translating into MTVRRRALPLRARLALTQGLLVAATLTFVVGLTVNLTHTYLTRELDARLLATVQEFAAGPARRMRSADELPARVRAWLATRAMAPDEVLAVRTRGGLVISAGGPFDLARVDGIAGILQATTPRWFIRDGPGVRVRLAAVPLLLDGVPVGTLVVATPKTRLRASLRALTWRIILPSALGLALALMVGSLAVRQSLRPLTQMLQQVEAIHSSRDLSRRIGAAGPPDEVGRLAAAFDRMLARVQEVFRAQQRFVADAAHELRTPLTVARGHLDLLAQAVGTADERRSVAVATQELDRMARIVSDLLLLARLDEGLLLAAAPVDVELVAREAVLRSVAAAPHGTEVAVEPGLSVLADHDRLLRVLTNLLTNAAVHGGDAVRITLRAWRDGDHGAICVADTGPGILPEDLPHVFERFYRGAAARRGTEGVGLGLAIAASLVKAMRGEITVRSVVGAGSEFTVRLPLASPPAAGPPDGHGAAVDAADDGTGVGDPESPGWAPLASRSSGQSSA
- a CDS encoding phage Gp37/Gp68 family protein, encoding MSEKSTIEWTDSTWNPVTGCNKVSPGCKHCYAETFAERWRGVPGHPYEQGFDLRLWPDRLELPLTWKKPRTIFVNSMSDLFHENVPLDFVQRVFSTMERASWHTFQILTKRSERLAELAPDLNWPPNVWMGVSIETAKYLWRADHLRKVPAAVRFLSLEPLLGPLGTLDLSGIHWVIVGGESGPGARPIEAKWVREIRKQCRAAGVPFFFKQWGGVQKKRNGRVLDGRTWDGMPKGHVLELQPR
- the tcmP gene encoding three-Cys-motif partner protein TcmP; this encodes MAADAIQDDDGPQHLKQVSRIKHIILQKYLPSWEHILGSRNRRLCYFDCYAGPGAYEFEGQKVDGSPIIAVRAAQEYLAKAKGHQMTVILVEKDEKQRASLDAELKGVQPYGQGVQVHVMAEDVKEFVPKLLGQVPKLAPSFFMVDPYGHPLTVPILNDILKRPQTEALINFMFYRINMDAGNAKVQHHLDEMFGNDEWRTQPFLRESGWKREQGFLEYFMSKVNARYKLPFRIRFDVEDEMAQSRTKYYLIHASNHSKAALLMKEVMWPLGDEEGLFDFSGEKHGMLFSSSPREEELRQALLREYAGKQVEFDQIREESWDLPFIEKHYRSVVKQLKEEGLVEITPVSSKTDRGLQKKDRVRFLPPKEGGER
- a CDS encoding DUF499 domain-containing protein, whose protein sequence is MEPWYRVATPRKEVREGRSFNPDEFAIALEQVVAKTAPEDYRDPKQFFSRTCFTRALREHAGLVLRRLSGKTDNTAPVLTLITQFGGGKTHTLTALYHLGTSGEKAAGYSGVSDLLRDAGLSSVPKARVGVFVGNAWDPQDGRETPWIDIARQLAGDKGVEVLGTAAKTTPPGTESIARVFQAAGAPVLLLFDEVLNFLNRHRGMAESFHAFIQNLTVATTGTTHGAAVISLPRSQVEMTDWDMQWQDKITKVVRRVAKDLIANDETEISEVVRRRLFEDLGSERTRKNVAKAFADWCFERRAQLPPEWTAVDTAATEAKAREFLLRRFEACYPFHPATLSVFQRKWQALSQYQQTRGTLAMLAQWIAIASQESFRKARTEPLITLGSAPLFDPGFRSVILGQLGESRLVAAIDADIAGEQAHAKALDADTKGPLRDIHRRVGTAILFESSGGQTDKVAHLPELRFALGEPEVDTTSVDNAAFALEDKSYFIRKVGSDGFKISHQPTMKKVVSDRRASLDDETEIKPAIRKLVEDEFRRGASIPVVLFPRDGAEVPDSPRLTLVITEPEAEWTGSGSLREQIAEWTKQRGRSPRLYPGSLVWCIKKPGRDLREKVELWLAWQRVAREVADGTLGGDFDRTDRADLQSKVAAAEDAAKDEVWGGYRFAVIADHQEADGLKTIDLGAGHSSSGETLCGRVIAALKSAALLNESVGAGYIDRNWPPALKESGAWPLASLRQSFLNGSLTRLLDPDMTLRGKIVEFVGRGDFGLASGQRPDGTYERIWFQEPVTADEVAFDSGVFLLTKAKAQALKAGGPVPAPGPEPQPGPPVPGPGPGPEPEPGPGPAPGVQTKTIRLVGAVPPEVWNRLGTKVLPKLRSGSDLKVGVDFSVTVNRDVAGSLTADLRQILDDLGLADKVQIRDA